One region of Wyeomyia smithii strain HCP4-BCI-WySm-NY-G18 chromosome 3, ASM2978416v1, whole genome shotgun sequence genomic DNA includes:
- the LOC129727578 gene encoding DNA helicase MCM8 isoform X1, translated as MFRFPLLAFTPVFLRLNTMDNPAGPSTARGNRGAGGSRGTRRPFRGRGFWRPYSFRGGNHGPPREKPVGYGIPSMSTTMGGTEGADEHTVSISQAKPLFSIMLENETCEYSGWKLYLPQEDYCKGSSTLKKIQAMEQHYAKHSKQYDLRSIHDDFWFELDITVVEADADAMRNWPSFRQDIAHNPDQTLAICGLAMYQNVIKYLKREGSQSQEESTAGNKLLLQPIRPRILGHGPEVHLRHMKVNNFGKLVAIRGTIIRSGSSQIINTWMAFRCSLCQGQQVIRQTDGIFVVPASCREGCKARSNFVPLRSSPFTRTEPIQSVRLQESMLGARAEHGQVPRSIEVELTHEMVDFVCPGDDVTITGILKGRPQEENSAKAKNTASMYKMYLHAVAVRSNKNTITSWHKAGDFSDRDMEAIRTIRAEPCPFRLLVHSLCPTIYGHEMIKAGLLLGLFGGSTGAGKRRSEIHVLVVGDPGIGKSQILQSCADVSPRGIFVCGNSTSNAGLTVSVRMEKGSGGSLEAGALVLADQGVCCIDEFDKMAGNHQSLLEAMEQQVVSVAKAGVICSLPARTCILAAANPAGGHYDKSKTVTENLKMKPALLSRFDLVFIQLDRHDAQLDNLVAANIHRLHGVKGGQAPQAAAFQAILTGMSGIQSQEPTAEATLQVRLKLRSGEKMDLLPPELQQKYIAYARKNINPKLTEEAALAIRDFYDELRRAQDGMNSLPVTTRQLEALIRLTQARARIDLEPEATLEHAKDVMDILRFSMLDVFTNDIGDLQPSRLMNGTGTSQATMVKKFVQLLHSKSRAQGKTIFSLAELRDMAGGTGTEFNRILDALNLQGFLLKKGKDLYKFMTE; from the exons ATGTTTAGGTTTCCATTGCTAG CTTTCACTCCCGTGTTTTTGAGGCTCAATACAATGGATAATCCAGCTGGGCCTTCCACGGCCCGAGGTAATCGTGGAGCAGGTGGTTCTCGTGGAACCCGGCGTCCGTTTCGCGGCCGTGGGTTCTGGCGACCATACAGCTTTCGTGGAGGAAATCATGGTCCCCCTCGTGAGAAACCTGTCGGCTACGGGATTCCGTCGATGTCAACAACGATGGGCGGTACTGAGGGAGCCGATGAGCATACGGTTAGCATATCTCAAGCCAAGCCGCTGTTTTCGATTATGTTGGAGAATGAAACCTGCGAGTATTCAGGATGGAAATTGTATCTGCCACAAGAAG ACTATTGCAAAGGCTCAAgcacattgaaaaaaatacaagcaATGGAACAGCATTACGCTAAACATTCTAAGCAGTACGACTTACGCTCAATTCATGATGATTTTTGGTTCGAGTTAGACATTACGGTGGTAGAAGCGGATGCTGACGCTATGCGAAATTGGCCAAGCTTTCGGCAAGACATCGCTCACAATCCTGACCAAACTCTTGCAATTTGCGGTCTAGCAATGTACCAgaatgttataaaatatttaaaacgagAAGGATCGCAGTCACAGGAAGAATCCACTGCAGGAAACAAGCTTTTACTACAACCAATTCGTCCACGTATACTTGGTCACGGGCCGGAAGTACATTTGCGTCACATGAAGGTGAACAATTTCGGGAAACTGGTGGCCATTCGTGGAACTATTATTCGATCTGGTAGTTCGCAGATAATCAATACGTGGATGGCTTTCCGTTGCTCCCTTTGCCAGGGGCAACAAGTCATTCGCCAGACCGATGGTATTTTTGTGGTGCCAGCTTCTTGCCGCGAGGGTTGCAAAGCTCGCAGCAATTTTGTTCCATTGCGATCATCGCCTTTCACCCGAACCGAACCGATCCAATCGGTTCGACTGCAGGAATCAATGCTGGGAGCTCGCGCAGAACATGGTCAAGTGCCAAGAAGTATCGAAGTAGAGTTGACTCATGAAATGGTTGATTTCGTGTGTCCGGGTGACGACGTTACGATCACCGGAATTCTTAAGGGTCGTCCGCAAGAGGAAAATAGCGCCAAAGCTAAAAATACAGCCAGCATGTACAAGATGTACTTGCACGCGGTTGCAGttcgtagtaacaaaaatacTATAACTAGTTGGCACAAAGCAGGGGATTTTAGTGACCGGGATATGGAAGCCATCCGGACTATTCGCGCTGAGCCTTGTCCTTTTCGTTTGTTGGTACACTCGTTATGTCCAACGATTTATGGTCACGAAATGATTAAGGCGGGATTGCTGCTTGGTTTATTCGGAGGTTCGACCGGTGCCGGAAAGCGACGATCTGAGATCCATGTTTTGGTGGTTGGTGATCCTGGCATTGGTAAAAGTCAAATTCTGCAGTCTTGTGCCGATGTATCACCGCGAGGTATTTTTGTTTGTGGAAACAGTACTTCCAACGCTGGTTTAACGGTTTCGGTTCGTATGGAAAAAGGATCCGGAGGATCTTTGGAAGCTGGTGCTCTTGTGTTGGCCGACCAGGGCGTCTGTTGCATTGATGAGTTTGATAAAATGGCCGGTAATCATCAGTCTCTGTTGGAAGCGATGGAGCAACAGGTAGTGAGCGTGGCTAAAGCTGGTGTCATTTGTTCGCTGCCGGCACGAACGTGTATTTTAGCGGCTGCCAATCCCGCCGGAGGTCACTATGACAAGTCTAAAACGGTGACCGAGAATCTCAAAATGAAACCCGCTCTTCTGTCGCGATTCGATTTGGTTTTTATTCAACTGGATCGACATGACGCTCAATTGGACAATCTTGTGGCTGCCAACATTCATCGACTGCACGGTGTTAAAGGCGGTCAAGCTCCGCAAGCAGCGGCTTTTCAGGCCATTCTAACCGGTATGAGCGGCATTCAATCACAGGAACCAACCGCAGAAGCCACGCTGCAGGTACGGCTCAAGCTTCGTAGTGGTGAAAAAATGGATCTGCTGCCTCCGGAGTTGCAGCAGAAATATATTG CTTACGCGCGCAAAAACATAAACCCCAAACTTACAGAGGAAGCGGCACTCGCTATTCGTGATTTTTACGACGAGTTGCGTCGTGCCCAGGATGGTATGAACTCGCTTCCGGTGACAACGCGACAGCTGGAGGCACTGATTCGGCTTACACAAGCACGGGCTAGAATTGATCTGGAACCAGAGGCTACCCTCGAACACGCGAAGGATGTGATGGATATTCTGCGTTTCAGTATGCTTGACGTCTTTACCAACGACATTGGGGATTTGCAGCCCAGCCGGCTAATGAACGGTACTGGAACCAGCCAGGCCACTATGGTCAAGAAGTTCGTACAGTTGTTGCATAGCAAATCACGAGCACagggaaaaactattttttcgctTGCCGAATTAAGAGATATGGCTGGAGGAACAGGTACAGAATTCAACCGTATTTTAGATGCGCTCAATTTGCAAGGGTTTCTGCTGAAGAAAGGTAAGGACTTGTATAAATTTATGACAGAATGA
- the LOC129727578 gene encoding DNA helicase MCM8 isoform X2 → MDNPAGPSTARGNRGAGGSRGTRRPFRGRGFWRPYSFRGGNHGPPREKPVGYGIPSMSTTMGGTEGADEHTVSISQAKPLFSIMLENETCEYSGWKLYLPQEDYCKGSSTLKKIQAMEQHYAKHSKQYDLRSIHDDFWFELDITVVEADADAMRNWPSFRQDIAHNPDQTLAICGLAMYQNVIKYLKREGSQSQEESTAGNKLLLQPIRPRILGHGPEVHLRHMKVNNFGKLVAIRGTIIRSGSSQIINTWMAFRCSLCQGQQVIRQTDGIFVVPASCREGCKARSNFVPLRSSPFTRTEPIQSVRLQESMLGARAEHGQVPRSIEVELTHEMVDFVCPGDDVTITGILKGRPQEENSAKAKNTASMYKMYLHAVAVRSNKNTITSWHKAGDFSDRDMEAIRTIRAEPCPFRLLVHSLCPTIYGHEMIKAGLLLGLFGGSTGAGKRRSEIHVLVVGDPGIGKSQILQSCADVSPRGIFVCGNSTSNAGLTVSVRMEKGSGGSLEAGALVLADQGVCCIDEFDKMAGNHQSLLEAMEQQVVSVAKAGVICSLPARTCILAAANPAGGHYDKSKTVTENLKMKPALLSRFDLVFIQLDRHDAQLDNLVAANIHRLHGVKGGQAPQAAAFQAILTGMSGIQSQEPTAEATLQVRLKLRSGEKMDLLPPELQQKYIAYARKNINPKLTEEAALAIRDFYDELRRAQDGMNSLPVTTRQLEALIRLTQARARIDLEPEATLEHAKDVMDILRFSMLDVFTNDIGDLQPSRLMNGTGTSQATMVKKFVQLLHSKSRAQGKTIFSLAELRDMAGGTGTEFNRILDALNLQGFLLKKGKDLYKFMTE, encoded by the exons ATGGATAATCCAGCTGGGCCTTCCACGGCCCGAGGTAATCGTGGAGCAGGTGGTTCTCGTGGAACCCGGCGTCCGTTTCGCGGCCGTGGGTTCTGGCGACCATACAGCTTTCGTGGAGGAAATCATGGTCCCCCTCGTGAGAAACCTGTCGGCTACGGGATTCCGTCGATGTCAACAACGATGGGCGGTACTGAGGGAGCCGATGAGCATACGGTTAGCATATCTCAAGCCAAGCCGCTGTTTTCGATTATGTTGGAGAATGAAACCTGCGAGTATTCAGGATGGAAATTGTATCTGCCACAAGAAG ACTATTGCAAAGGCTCAAgcacattgaaaaaaatacaagcaATGGAACAGCATTACGCTAAACATTCTAAGCAGTACGACTTACGCTCAATTCATGATGATTTTTGGTTCGAGTTAGACATTACGGTGGTAGAAGCGGATGCTGACGCTATGCGAAATTGGCCAAGCTTTCGGCAAGACATCGCTCACAATCCTGACCAAACTCTTGCAATTTGCGGTCTAGCAATGTACCAgaatgttataaaatatttaaaacgagAAGGATCGCAGTCACAGGAAGAATCCACTGCAGGAAACAAGCTTTTACTACAACCAATTCGTCCACGTATACTTGGTCACGGGCCGGAAGTACATTTGCGTCACATGAAGGTGAACAATTTCGGGAAACTGGTGGCCATTCGTGGAACTATTATTCGATCTGGTAGTTCGCAGATAATCAATACGTGGATGGCTTTCCGTTGCTCCCTTTGCCAGGGGCAACAAGTCATTCGCCAGACCGATGGTATTTTTGTGGTGCCAGCTTCTTGCCGCGAGGGTTGCAAAGCTCGCAGCAATTTTGTTCCATTGCGATCATCGCCTTTCACCCGAACCGAACCGATCCAATCGGTTCGACTGCAGGAATCAATGCTGGGAGCTCGCGCAGAACATGGTCAAGTGCCAAGAAGTATCGAAGTAGAGTTGACTCATGAAATGGTTGATTTCGTGTGTCCGGGTGACGACGTTACGATCACCGGAATTCTTAAGGGTCGTCCGCAAGAGGAAAATAGCGCCAAAGCTAAAAATACAGCCAGCATGTACAAGATGTACTTGCACGCGGTTGCAGttcgtagtaacaaaaatacTATAACTAGTTGGCACAAAGCAGGGGATTTTAGTGACCGGGATATGGAAGCCATCCGGACTATTCGCGCTGAGCCTTGTCCTTTTCGTTTGTTGGTACACTCGTTATGTCCAACGATTTATGGTCACGAAATGATTAAGGCGGGATTGCTGCTTGGTTTATTCGGAGGTTCGACCGGTGCCGGAAAGCGACGATCTGAGATCCATGTTTTGGTGGTTGGTGATCCTGGCATTGGTAAAAGTCAAATTCTGCAGTCTTGTGCCGATGTATCACCGCGAGGTATTTTTGTTTGTGGAAACAGTACTTCCAACGCTGGTTTAACGGTTTCGGTTCGTATGGAAAAAGGATCCGGAGGATCTTTGGAAGCTGGTGCTCTTGTGTTGGCCGACCAGGGCGTCTGTTGCATTGATGAGTTTGATAAAATGGCCGGTAATCATCAGTCTCTGTTGGAAGCGATGGAGCAACAGGTAGTGAGCGTGGCTAAAGCTGGTGTCATTTGTTCGCTGCCGGCACGAACGTGTATTTTAGCGGCTGCCAATCCCGCCGGAGGTCACTATGACAAGTCTAAAACGGTGACCGAGAATCTCAAAATGAAACCCGCTCTTCTGTCGCGATTCGATTTGGTTTTTATTCAACTGGATCGACATGACGCTCAATTGGACAATCTTGTGGCTGCCAACATTCATCGACTGCACGGTGTTAAAGGCGGTCAAGCTCCGCAAGCAGCGGCTTTTCAGGCCATTCTAACCGGTATGAGCGGCATTCAATCACAGGAACCAACCGCAGAAGCCACGCTGCAGGTACGGCTCAAGCTTCGTAGTGGTGAAAAAATGGATCTGCTGCCTCCGGAGTTGCAGCAGAAATATATTG CTTACGCGCGCAAAAACATAAACCCCAAACTTACAGAGGAAGCGGCACTCGCTATTCGTGATTTTTACGACGAGTTGCGTCGTGCCCAGGATGGTATGAACTCGCTTCCGGTGACAACGCGACAGCTGGAGGCACTGATTCGGCTTACACAAGCACGGGCTAGAATTGATCTGGAACCAGAGGCTACCCTCGAACACGCGAAGGATGTGATGGATATTCTGCGTTTCAGTATGCTTGACGTCTTTACCAACGACATTGGGGATTTGCAGCCCAGCCGGCTAATGAACGGTACTGGAACCAGCCAGGCCACTATGGTCAAGAAGTTCGTACAGTTGTTGCATAGCAAATCACGAGCACagggaaaaactattttttcgctTGCCGAATTAAGAGATATGGCTGGAGGAACAGGTACAGAATTCAACCGTATTTTAGATGCGCTCAATTTGCAAGGGTTTCTGCTGAAGAAAGGTAAGGACTTGTATAAATTTATGACAGAATGA